From the Sandaracinaceae bacterium genome, one window contains:
- a CDS encoding four helix bundle protein, whose protein sequence is MTIPYASTALDLMMNLLPHVHALVVQVRVHDKFLADELFRAAKSVALNHSEADGVRKGHRKERIGTAAGSCAEAITAVRMARAFGFCDGSKADFVVDGLTRVARMTHRRLYRAR, encoded by the coding sequence ATGACCATCCCCTACGCAAGCACCGCACTCGACCTCATGATGAACCTCCTGCCGCACGTCCACGCGCTGGTGGTCCAGGTCCGGGTGCACGACAAGTTTCTCGCCGATGAGCTGTTCCGCGCCGCCAAGTCGGTGGCGCTCAATCACTCCGAGGCGGACGGAGTCCGGAAGGGACACCGGAAGGAGAGGATCGGCACCGCCGCCGGCTCGTGCGCCGAGGCGATCACCGCGGTGCGCATGGCGCGCGCATTCGGCTTCTGCGACGGGTCAAAGGCCGACTTCGTCGTCGACGGGCTGACGCGGGTCGCCCGGATGACGCATCGGAGGCTCTACCGAGCGAGATGA
- a CDS encoding four helix bundle protein has protein sequence RCEDEGCQVDTWVASDWMSHMLRITEEAIVWLRSMKPIWEEVAKHDKNLARQMRDSAASVVGNLAEGERRGGGHERERFGTAYGSAGETRVWLLSAAALGYVSDEAVEGPADWADKARATMWKLMHRG, from the coding sequence GGCGGTGTGAGGACGAAGGGTGTCAGGTCGATACCTGGGTCGCCTCGGACTGGATGAGTCACATGCTCCGGATCACCGAAGAAGCGATCGTTTGGCTGCGCTCGATGAAGCCGATCTGGGAAGAGGTCGCGAAGCACGACAAGAACCTGGCTCGGCAGATGCGCGACAGCGCGGCGAGCGTGGTGGGCAACCTGGCGGAAGGCGAGAGGCGGGGCGGAGGGCACGAGCGCGAGCGGTTCGGCACGGCCTACGGCTCGGCGGGCGAGACCCGGGTGTGGCTGCTCTCGGCGGCGGCTCTCGGGTACGTGAGCGACGAGGCGGTCGAAGGGCCGGCCGACTGGGCGGACAAGGCGCGCGCGACGATGTGGAAGTTGATGCATCGCGGGTAG